A single window of Leishmania braziliensis MHOM/BR/75/M2904 complete genome, chromosome 27 DNA harbors:
- a CDS encoding putative arginyl-tRNA synthetase, with protein MRTAAATVNVELALKEIVQATITKAFPLVPAQEPLITLGKVSEYQCNNAMGLVKVLSQQPQSIKMSPQMVGEELKKNLVENDIIDEFEPTTKGFINISIRKEWVAQMVNEVLNQGIRPPVVKKQRVLVDFSSPNIAKEMHVGHLRSTIIGESISRLLEFCLHDVSRINHIGDWGTAFGMLILYIKRKFPDYTTNPPAISDLTAFYRAAKKCFDEDQQFKEQARLEVVKLQALEEDSIQAWKYICDVSREEFNGVYARLGATITERGESFYNPLIPKVLNLLEEADQIEVSDGAKLIISREERKLDSLDSRDMTKLASQHLAFLSRDGSSYHPNLIAAMKKVGILTGAEGEESVVLSKKEVKLWKKFDIRMDLDKLMAQLAPLYKKQLDPLFLEAFKAAGIVKGDCILVPRFSFPLMVVKSDGGYTYDTTDVTATYHRFVVEKMDRVIYCTDVGQYEHFRMCLQTAKDMGWMEHATWDHAGFGLVTGADGKKIKTRSGETAKLKDLMDEAVERSLAILKEREAGERSQGHSEEEMQTLSNIIGIGAIKYFDLKQTRTSDYAFSYDKMLDMSGNTAVFLLYQYARICSIKRKAGVAEEELLKITDISLETPQEKNLALCALRFQTVILKAVEDLFPHHLADFAYELMTNFSTFFQHCRVVDDPLQNSRLCLIELTRITLKKTLELLAIETAERL; from the coding sequence atgcgcaccgctgccgctaccgTGAATGTGGAGCtggcgctgaaggagatTGTCCAGGCGACCATTACCAAGGCCTTCCCGCTCGTCCCGGCCCAGGAGCCTCTCATCACCCTTGGTAAGGTTAGCGAGTATCAGTGCAACAATGCCATGGGACTGGTGAAGGTGCTCTCTCAGCAGCCTCAGTCAATAAAAATGAGCCCGCAGATGGTCGGCGAGGAGCTCAAGAAGAACTTGGTGGAGAACGACATAATCGACGAGTTCGAACCCACGACCAAGGGCTTCATCAATATCAGCATCCGCAAGGAATGGGTGGCTCAGATGGTGAACGAGGTGCTGAACCAGGGCATTCGTCCACCTGTCgtgaagaagcagcgcgtGCTCGTCGATTTTTCGTCGCCGAACATCGCCAAGGAGATGCACGTCGGACATCTCCGCTCTACTATCATCGGTGAGTCGATCAGCCGTCTCCTGGAGTTCTGTCTGCACGACGTTTCACGCATAAACCACATCGGTGACTGGGGCACGGCGTTCGGCATGCTCATTCTGTACATCAAGCGCAAGTTCCCCGACTACACCACGAACCCGCCGGCCATCTCCGACCTCACCGCCTTCTACCGCGCGGCGAAGAAGTGCTTCGACGAGGACCAGCAGTTCAAGGAGCAGGCCCGCCTCGAGGTGGTgaagctgcaggcgctggaggaggactCTATCCAAGCGTGGAAGTACATCTGCGACGTGTCGCGCGAGGAGTTCAACGGGGTCTACGCCCGCCTCGGCGCCACCATCACGGAGCGCGGTGAGAGCTTCTACAACCCGCTCATTCCAAAGGTGCTGAATCttctggaggaggcggaccAGATCGAGGTGAGCGACGGCGCGAAGCTCATCATCAGCCGGGAGGAGCGCAAGCTGGATAGCCTCGATTCCCGTGACATGACGAAGCTAGCGAGTCAGCACCTCGCGTTTCTCTCACGCGATGGTTCGTCGTACCACCCGAATCTGATTGCCGCCATGAAGAAGGTTGGCATCTTGACCGGGGCAGAGGGTGAAGAgtcggtggtgctgtcgaAGAAGGAGGTGAAGCTGTGGAAGAAGTTTGATATCCGCATGGACCTGGACAAGCTGATGGCCCAGCTCGCCCCCCTATATAAAAAGCAGCTCGACCCCCTCTTCCTGGAGGCGTTCAAGGCTGCGGGGATTGTCAAGGGCGACTGCATCCTTGTCCcccgcttctccttccctctgaTGGTTGTGAAGAGCGATGGTGGCTATACCTACGACACGACCGATGTCACAGCCACGTACCACCGCTTCGTCGTCGAGAAGATGGACCGTGTTATCTACTGCACCGATGTGGGTCAGTACGAGCACTTTCGCATGTGCCTGCAGACGGCGAAGGACATGGGCTGGATGGAACACGCTACGTGGGACCACGCCGGCTTTGGTCTCGTGACAGGGGCAGATGGCAAGAAGATCAAGACGCGCTCGGGTGAGACAGCAAAGCTGAAGGACCTTATGGACGAGGCTGTGGAGCGCTCCCTCGCGATCCTGAAGGAGCGCGAGGCGGGCGAGCGCAGCCAAGGCCACTCGGAAGAAGAGATGCAGACGCTATCCAACATTATCGGTATTGGCGCCATCAAGTACTTTGATCTCAAGCAGACACGCACCAGTGACTACGCCTTTAGCTACGACAAGATGCTGGACATGTCTGGCAACACAGCCGTGTTCCTTCTTTACCAGTACGCTCGCATCTGCTCTATCAAGCGCAAGGCTGgtgtggcggaggaggagctgctcaaGATCACCGACATCTCTCTCGAGACCCCGCAGGAGAAGAACCTCGCGCTCTGCGCGCTGCGCTTCCAGACGGTGATTCTCAAGGCCGTCGAGGACCTCTTCCCGCACCATCTCGCAGACTTTGCGTACGAGCTCATGACAAacttctccaccttcttcCAACACTGCCGCGTCGTGGACGACCCGCTGCAGAAcagccgcctctgcctcatcGAGCTCACCCGCATCACACTCAAAAAgacgctggagctgctggccATCGAGACAGCCGAGCGCCTTTAG